In a genomic window of Zingiber officinale cultivar Zhangliang chromosome 9B, Zo_v1.1, whole genome shotgun sequence:
- the LOC122025459 gene encoding glutamine synthetase nodule isozyme-like: MALLTDLINLNLSDYTEKLIAEYIWVGGSGTDLRSKARTLPGPVTDPSQLPKWNYDGSSTGQAPGKDSEVILCPQAIFKDPFRKGNNILVMCDCYTPQGEPIPTNKRYNAAKIFSNSIVEAEETWFGIEQEYTLLQKDVNWPLGWPIGGFPGPQGPYYCAAGADKAFGRDVVDAHYKACLYAGVKISGINGEVMPGQWEFQVGPCAAISAGDHLWIARYMLERITEIAGVVLSLDPKPIPGDWNGAGAHTNYSTKSMRSDGGYEVIKEAIHKLGLRHKDHISAYGQGNERRLTGRHETADIDTFVWGVANRGASIRVGRDTEKSGKGYFEDRRPASNMDPYVVTSMIAETTLLWQPN, from the exons ATGGCTTTGCTCACAGATCTCATCAACCTCAACCTCTCCGACTACACTGAGAAGCTCATCGCTGAGTACATATG GGTAGGCGGTTCTGGCACTGACCTGAGGAGCAAAGCAAGG ACACTGCCAGGCCCTGTGACTGATCCCAGCCAACTTCCCAAGTGGAACTACGATGGCTCAAGCACAGGCCAAGCTCCTGGAAAGGACAGTGAAGTGATTCTCTG TCCCCAGGCGATCTTCAAGGATCCTTTCAGGAAGGGCAACAACATCCTA GTAATGTGCGATTGCTACACGCCACAAGGTGAGCCAATCCCGACAAACAAAAGATACAACGCTGCCAAGATATTCAGCAACTCCATTGTTGAAGCAGAAGAAACTTG GTTCGGGATAGAGCAAGAGTACACTCTCCTTCAGAAGGATGTGAACTGGCCTCTTGGATGGCCAATTGGTGGATTTCCTGGTCCTCAG GGTCCTTATTACTGCGCCGCTGGTGCTGATAAGGCTTTCGGGAGGGACGTAGTTGATGCTCACTACAAAGCATGCCTTTATGCAGGCGTCAAGATCAGTGGCATCAACGGGGAGGTCATGCCTGGTCAG TGGGAGTTTCAGGTAGGTCCTTGCGCTGCCATCTCTGCCGGTGATCATCTGTGGATTGCTCGGTACATGCTCGAG CGCATTACAGAAATAGCTGGAGTGGTGCTTTCTCTCGATCCAAAGCCAATTCCG GGCGATTGGAATGGCGCTGGTGCTCACACAAACTACAG CACCAAGTCCATGAGGTCTGATGGAGGGTATGAAGTCATCAAGGAAGCAATTCATAAACTTGGGCTGAGGCACAAAGACCACATATCTGCCTATGGACAAGGCAACGAGCGCCGCCTCACCGGCCGACATGAAACTGCTGATATCGACACCTTCGTTTGG GGAGTTGCTAACCGGGGAGCATCCATTCGAGTCGGTCGCGACACCGAAAAGTCTGGCAAAG GGTACTTTGAGGATCGAAGGCCAGCTTCCAACATGGATCCATATGTTGTCACTTCCATGATCGCAGAGACTACCCTCCTTTGGCAACCAAATTAA